One window of the Salvia miltiorrhiza cultivar Shanhuang (shh) chromosome 6, IMPLAD_Smil_shh, whole genome shotgun sequence genome contains the following:
- the LOC130987965 gene encoding uncharacterized protein LOC130987965: MAKGDDVTGMEIDQNSSASDQISNPKFSINVLQLLKSAQMQHGLRFSDYARYRRYCTARLRRLYKSLKFTHGRGKYTKRAISSTTVTEVRFLHLVLYAAERAWSHAMEKKTLPDGPNARQRSYLIGRLRKAVKWAAQFQELCAIKGDSRTSLEAEAYASYMKGSLLFEQDEHWDIALKCFKSARAVYEELGKYGDLENQVLCRERVEELEPSIRYCLHKVGESNLQTSELVQIGEMEGPALDLFKAKLEAVMAEARSQQAASLTEFHWLGHRFPISNAKIRVAILKAQELEKDTNGLGADSVPAEKKLAIFDKIFAAYSEARSCIRNDLANTGNSESIKDDLSGLDKAIGAVLGERTIERNQLLVHIAKNKLSKVRDDKNEKVTKPEELVRLYDLLLQNAADLSDLVSSGRDRKPEEVALSEECELKSLVFRAERCFYLAKSYSLAGKRVEAYALFCRARSLVDDALRKLQSSTNADQVAIKELKMLYNDCRSNICIEHATGVMEEEKAPENLSKKISSISLTGNDKKLEKLLMENLENYESAVGDPTTRSTPRISVFPPAFQAVPRNPVIMDLAYNSIDFPSLDNRMKKDKKGLLSRFWG, encoded by the exons ATGGCGAAGGGAGACGACGTCACTGGGATGGAAATCGATCAGAATTCATCCGCCTCGGATCAGATTAGTAACCCTAAATTCTCTATCAATG TGCTGCAGCTATTGAAATCAGCACAAATGCAGCACGGGTTGCGCTTCAGTGATTACGCTCGTTACAG GAGATACTGCACTGCACGCCTGCGGAGACTGTATAAGTCCTTGAAATTCACCCATGGCCGTGGAAAATATACCAAGAGAGCCATATCGTCAACCACCGTGACTGAAGTCCG GTTTCTTCATTTGGTTCTATATGCTGCTGAAAGAGCATGGAGCCATGCAATGGAAAAGAAAACTTTACCAGATGGCCCAAATGCACGCCAGAGGAGCTACCTCATTGGCAGGCTAAGGAAGGCCGTAAAATGGGCTGCCCAGTTTCAAGAGTTGTGTGCCATCAAGGGAGATTCGAGAACGTCACTGGAAGCTGAG GCTTATGCCTCTTATATGAAAGGGAGTTTGTTATTTGAGCAAGATGAACACTGGGACATTGCACTAAAGTGCTTCAAAAGTGCCAG GGCCGTTTATGAGGAACTTGGAAAGTATGGAGATCTAGAGAACCAAGTTTTATGCCGGGAGCGGGTTGAGGAACTTGAGCCTAGCATAAGATATTGTTTACACAAAGTTGGGGAGTCAAATTTACAGACTTCTGAACTAGTTCAGATTGGGGAAATGGAAGGGCCTGCTCTGGACCTTTTTAAAGCTAAACTGGAG GCTGTCATGGCCGAAGCTCGGTCTCAACAGGCGGCATCATTGACTGAATTTCATTGGCTTGGTCACAGATTTCCCATTTCGAATGCAAAGATTCGGGTCGCCATACTCAAAG CCCAGGAACTGGAGAAAGATACTAATGGTCTGGGAGCAGATTCCGTACCTGCAGAGAAAAAACTAGccatatttgataaaatatttgCTGCTTATAGTGAAGCCAGGAGCTGCATAAGGAATGACTTG GCTAACACAGGTAATTCTGAAAGCATCAAGGATGACCTGAGTGGCCTTGATAAAGCTATTGGTGCTGTCCTAGGAGAGAGAACAATTGAACGCAACCAGTTGCTTGTGCACATAGCAAAGAACAAGCTCAGTAAGGTTCGTGatgacaaaaatgaaaaagttaCAAAACCTGAAGAGCTTGTCCGGTTATATGATCTCCTGCTACAG AATGCTGCCGATCTTTCTGATCTGGTTAGTTCGGGAAGAGACAGAAAACCAGAAGAAGTGGCCCTTAGTGAAGAATGTGAACTGAAAAGTTTAGTTTTCCGAGCGGAAAG GTGCTTTTACTTGGCAAAATCTTATAGTTTGGCTGGAAAGAGGGTAGAAGCATATGCTTTGTTTTGCAGAGCTCGTTCCCTAGTTGATGATGCTCTTAGGAAGCTTCAGAGTTCGACCAATGCTGATCAG GTTGCTATCAAGGAACTGAAGATGCTTTACAATGATTGTCGATCCAACATTTGTATAGAACATGCAACAGGAGTTATGGAGGAGGAGAAGGCTCCAGAAAATCTTTCTAAAAAGATCTCAAGTATCTCATTAACAGGAAATGATAAGAAG CTTGAAAAGCTGCTCATGGAGAACCTGGAGAATTACGAATCAGCTGTTGGTGATCCTACCACAAGGTCAACGCCACGCATTTCAGTCTTCCCACCGGCCTTTCAAGCAGTCCCGCGCAATCCAGTTATCATGGATCTCGCCTACAATTCGATTGACTTCCCGTCACTGGATAATaggatgaagaaagacaagaAAGGATTACTTAGTAGGTTTTGGGGATGA